In Candidatus Poribacteria bacterium, one genomic interval encodes:
- a CDS encoding adenylate/guanylate cyclase domain-containing protein produces the protein MSLGKDFTKAVRKIFRETWNTRKGRKVPEPKELGLGNNAVELDGTILYADLDDSTNLVDSYKSKFAAKIYKAYLSCAAKIIRSEDGIITSYDGDRIMAVYIGDEKDTRAARSALKINYTVTEIINPILKKRHPKTKYRVKQVVGIDTSKLFVARTGIRKSNDLVWVGRAANYAAKLCLGSSRHPSRLTKAVYDKLSDSVKYVDDDKRTPMWKKATWNNMIIYRSTCIWPI, from the coding sequence ATGAGTTTAGGCAAAGATTTTACCAAAGCAGTTCGGAAAATATTCCGTGAGACTTGGAATACCCGAAAGGGCAGAAAAGTCCCTGAGCCAAAAGAGTTAGGGTTAGGCAATAACGCCGTAGAGTTAGACGGAACCATTCTTTATGCGGACCTTGACGATTCTACAAACCTCGTGGATTCCTACAAATCGAAATTCGCAGCTAAGATATATAAGGCATATCTCAGTTGTGCTGCTAAAATCATACGGTCTGAGGATGGTATCATCACTTCTTACGACGGCGATCGTATCATGGCAGTGTATATCGGAGACGAAAAAGACACGCGTGCCGCCCGTTCAGCACTAAAAATAAATTACACAGTTACCGAAATTATCAATCCTATTCTAAAGAAACGCCATCCCAAAACGAAGTACCGTGTTAAACAGGTTGTGGGTATTGATACCAGCAAACTATTCGTAGCGCGCACTGGAATACGAAAATCAAATGACCTTGTTTGGGTTGGACGTGCAGCTAATTACGCAGCGAAATTGTGTTTGGGCTCATCACGGCACCCTTCACGCCTGACTAAAGCGGTATACGATAAATTGAGTGATTCAGTTAAGTATGTGGATGATGATAAAAGAACACCCATGTGGAAAAAGGCTACATGGAATAATATGATAATTTATCGTTCGACTTGTATTTGGCCAATATAA